From the Melospiza georgiana isolate bMelGeo1 chromosome 11, bMelGeo1.pri, whole genome shotgun sequence genome, the window GCTTTCTAGAAACAGCACAAGGGGAAACAAGTGCAATCATGAGAAAACTGGAGCTAAAGGAGCACTGGATCCTCAGAGCTGCCCTCTCCAGGAGGAGAAAGCAGGAAGGGGAGAAATGTTAACCGCGtgttctgctgagcacagccatcCTCACAAGCAGGCACCTTGCTCTTCATCCTCCCCATTTTCAGTTtccatcatctcttcctcttcctcctcattaTCATAGTTGTAGTTTGGGTCAAAGGTAATGTACTTCAAACATAGTCCCATCACACTTGAGATGTGAGGGTCCATTTCCTTTGGGCACCTAtcacaaatgaaaattttaagttAGTAGGAGACTAAGCTGTTTTAAATATCCAAATAATATTAATCTCAAAATGATCACAAAGTGCTTCACAGACCATTTTGATAATATGAGTTAAACCGAAGATGTTCCTTCCTGCTGTACATGAAGCAAGGAACATCTTTGCTTCATGCACAGCAGGGAGGAACATCTCCTATGGGGAGGatgcattaattttttaatgacaaataaataaatcaattgCCTTCACCCTGTTGGGAGGACTGagttaaaaccagaaaatttggCGAGGAGGGAATAGCTTTACTCAAAGTAACCTTGCTACCGGGAAGGCTAAAGATGTCAGTGTGGGAAAACTCAATTTATTATACCTAATGTTGTTAATCCTCTGTCTACTTTCAGAAGTACAAGTCCTGTGGAGAGATAATACACTCTCACAGACATGCAGGAAGCCTTTTGTTAGAGTGAGGCAGGCAGCAAGCCCCCCTGCCCTTCTCTTAGCTGGGATAACTAAGCCAAACACCAAACAGAGcctgtgtccccatgtgtcTCTGTCACCCAGTATAATTAGCAAGATAATGAAATAAACCTACTGTTGGCATTTCAGCTGTGGTTTGATGGTGGCCCTGGGTTACCTGTATGTGtcaatgcacacacacagatcctGGTTGAATCCTCCCTTCCTTGGGAGAACACCTCAACAGCACTATACAATCACACCAAAGGAGCCCATACTCCTTTTCCAAGAAGTAATTTTTGACCAAACaacaggagagctgcagctcagcagttcTCCTGCCCAACCCCcttgctgcctccagctccctccaggCACCATGAGCGAGGCAGTTCCCTCTGGCTAAGGAACACCTCAAGGACAAGGAAAACTCCCACTCCCACTCCTGCAAAATCAATACAGAAGGACAGCCTCACATGCTGAGGTAAAGCAGGTCATGATTCCAGTCCAAACTGCATGTGCAGAAGAGATTTCATATGTGAACTGTCTTCCCAACAGGAATACCTGCAGGAAGGCCCTCCTTCGAGGATGCTGAACGTATGGATATCTACACCAGGAGGACACAGATGCCCTGGATGGTGCAGAGGCATTCCCCAAGGGCACACACCTTCTCACAAAGGACTCAAAGGCCTGGAAACAGTACTCTCGCAGCTCGTCGTCATCCACGTTACAGTACTGAACTATCAGAGGAATTATCTTCTCCAGGTGTTCTCCTGGGAAAGACAAAGCAAACAGCAGTGAAAATCCATTCCAGCCTTCACTCACCTGGGCAGCTGAGAACTCAGCCagctgccacttccttcctgtGCCTGGTAGAGCATTCCTGCCCCAGACCTCATGGGCAAGGAGCCAGCAGCCCACCAAGaccagctgtgctggttttcagcagccaatccctgctccctgtctgcAGCCCCTTCTTGGCATTTTCACTTACAGGAAGGGCTGTCATTAGAGATCTCTTAGAATCTAATCTCAACTCTGGCAGGTCTTTTACACAAGTAATACAATATGTTGCCATCCCCTATGTAATTTAAAAGGGGGTGAATCCACTGACCTGGTTCACAGAGGTGTTAATTCAAACCAGGCAAGAGCTGGAAGACCTTGAGGGGAAGACCATAGTCACTAGCAAAGGGCAGCCAAAGAGATACTCTGGTGTCTCCTTTCCAAGTGACGATCAGAAAACCAGACCAGAGCCACAGAGAGGATCACAACCAGAAGCCATTAATACATTAAGAACAATGAGCACTCTTCTTTTACCACTAAGAGGAGCTGCTATAAAATGCATGTACATTTCCCAGCATCATTTCAAGGTGCCCATCCTACCTATGCGGTGCCCAGCCTGCCTGCTGATGCCAGCCACACACTGAATGTATGTCCTGGTGGTAGATGTGGACTCGTTCCtcttcagctctgccagcagatGCTCTGTAAGCTCTGAGAAGATGCTTCCACTGCAGGTCAAGACCAGGTGCCCCAAGGCAATGATGGCCCGTTTACGaactgccagcctggggctcgtcagctggggcagcaggcaggTCAGGATGTTGGAATGGAATGAGTACAGTGTTCCTCCCAACCTGCAACGAACAGAACAGGGAACAAGGTGAAAGTCAAAGGCTCAGAAAAAATCCCTCTTGGCAGCAACAAATCTGAAAATCCTTCAGCTCTGGAGACTTCATGCATGttgtggggagggggaggagaaggatggGCTTGTCATTTTGGTCTGAACACTGACTTGGTCTGTAAAACACAGGGAGAGGCAATTTGTCTCCATCGTGGAGGAGTTTTTGACTGTGTCCTTCTGGATGACCCAAGGGTGTGCTAATAATTTCCTGCATGCAGATGACACATGACACTGTCACTCTGACTTATGCAACAAGAagcagccagaaaaaaaaaagcttatgtGATGGGCTCATAGGGCTAAAATAaacctccctgcctccctcatCCTTCCACATTTGTGTGAGCTAAGCTTCTGTGTGATCCATCACCAGAGGCACTGCCATTCCCAAGCACAGAAAGGCTTGGCATGTTATCTCTCATCCCTGCTGGGGACCTGCTCTACTCAGATATTCCCTAGGAGCAGCCAACCAAATCCTGTGTTTTTAAGTCCCAGTAATAGGATTAGAGAAATAAAGAAGTCAAAAGCAgacacatccctgcagcccctttcTATGCACAGCTGCCAGAAGGAAATCCTCTGGTACCTGCTCAGCATATCTGACAGGATGTCAAGAGCTTCCAACTGCACGGACACATCCTCCTGCTTGCCAATGGCTCCtgtcagctgggctgtgatcTTTTTGCACACATTTGCTGTCATGGTGGAACCTGCAAGAGAGATATTTTTCCCTGCTGTCAGTTAACACTTTTGGCTGCTAGGATCCATTCAATTCCTGGTAcgctgaaaaaagaaatcaccacTGGGAGATCTAATCAGGACAGATTCATGAGATGGCTGCAGAGGAAAATCCTGTTGCTGGGAGCCTCAGGTATCCCCTGAAAAGCTGATGCATTTTTGGCATACACAGTTCCAAATACAGCTCAAGTTTTCATTTAATTCTGCCTTTCATCCCATTGATACCTCAGCTCTACTGTCCCTCCCTGATTTCACAGACTGTCCTCTGGCAGGAGAGTAAAGAATCAGTAACTTCCAGGCTCTGGACTCTACATTTTCCCCCGTTTACCAAAGGCTGGGAGTCCCCGTGGCTCAGTGACAAATGGGGACAGGCAGTGTACCTGTGGCAGCTGGTGGCAGCTCAGCAATGACTGTTTTGAGGCCGATGCTGGAGATATCTCTTAGCTGCTCCTTGTCTGACAGCATGTTGGTGCAGAGCGTGTCCACGATGGTCTCCACCTGGTACTCCTTCACTTTGCCCACCAGCGGGCCCAGGCTGCGGGACGAGAAGCCAGTCAGCATGAAGGGCCCAATCCAAGTGTCCATGTCCTTCAAACTGTCACACTGCTCCTTCTTAAAGATCCTGGCCACCTATCTGGGAATGACTATTCAGCTCTAAGCACCTCCTTAGGCACGGGAAGGAAATTTTCCTGGTTCCAGTTTGAGGCCTCCTCATTATCACACTCTGGATGGATCAGAGATTGCAATGAGATGGACTTACTGCAGATACCACCAGAGATAAAGAAGTTGAGAAGCTGGTCCTCTGCTCAGTGCCCAACTGTTTTGCTTTAAAACCCAGAataaaccaacccaaaccaagcagagagaggagcagggccAAAAGAAGTCAGGACAGTGGGAATCAGAAGGAAAGGGCCAAAGATAACAGGGAAAGAACAGGGATAGAAGCAGCACATGGTTGAAAAGAAGGGAATACGAACAGGatccacagcaggaaaaaagagaggaacCCAAAGTTGTCTTTAAATGGCCCACCTTTCTGGAGCCCTGGGGTGAACTGAGCCATTCAATGGCATTTCTAGACTGAACACGCCCACTTAGCCATGCTGGGGAAAGAGATGGGAAAGAACATGTCAGCAGCAGGATCCCTTTATCAGAGGACTCACTAATAGAAGAACCTGCTACTTTTGCTCAcgtggattaaaaaaaatatgggaaTGGTCAAAGGCAAAGcaacagcacaggctgcactcaGAGTCAAGTCAGGGAAAAATCCAAGTGCATTATAATGTTCAGTTAAAAGTCCCTTGAAGAGAAGGATTTGGCCTGAAATTAAAGCCCATAAGGGCTGCACATGTTTAGTACCATTGCTATGAAAGACAGTTCCATGGAGAAATTCAGCACTGGATTTCAAAGCCTGAGAGAGGTCAAGAGGTTGATGAGCAAAATTTTTAAGTGTGCTTTTCcctgaagaaataaaatcctAGGGCTCCAACTTCCACGTGGTTAGGTTTATAACAGGAACACTGAAGTACTTCCAAAATCATCTCTTGCTGCTACAAAGGTATCTGTGTGTGCTCAGCCCTTGTGAGTGTCTACGCCAGGAGAAAGTGCAGTGCCTGCAACAGAGGGCAAAGTCCCTTGCAGAGGAGGTTTGAGGGACGTGTCAagggccaggctctgctctcacaTTCTCTGCAGTCTGTGATGGCTTTATTAGTGCCTGGGAACATGGCTATTACTGTCTAGGCTCTTACCATTTGACAGCAAGGTTCTGTACTTCCCCATTTTTGTCCTCCAGcaatttcaaaagcattttcacAACTTTTTTCTCACTGTCTTCATCTAGTTTTATTGAGTCTTTCTGCAGTTCCATCATCAGGTCATTGGTGGCCATAAACCTGAAAGGACACAGGGAGAAAGTGGATTGGCTGATATGCAGACACAAATGCATCACCTTTGCATCATCTGGGCAGAATCTGGCAACTGGTGCTTGTATAAAAACACACTGCCAAAGAGTAATTTACAACACTGTcctaagaaaaaggaaaattaatataTCACAAGTAGATAACTACCTAACAGGGATCAGGTAAACAAAAACTTTAAAAGCAGCTCTCAGcatgtgtatttttttctcagtgacCAAATGAAGATGGTTAACtatgccagaaaaaaatcatgatGGCTTTTTTCACCAAATTTTCACCTGGCCTAGGAAAAGCAGTCTGGGGTCTAAGAATTCACCTGGCTCTGTTCTTTCTGGCTAACTTAGCACTGATAGTATGACCCCAGACATGGACAAGTCCTTTCactttcaaaaatgaaaaaataatgactCCACACAAACTACACCTCAGAAGTGTACTAGGCTATATTTAGATTGCTGTGAGTAAAACCAATTGAGTATTTATCACTCCAgattagaaagaaaaacaaagaccCAACTGACAGTCAGTTTTCTAACAGAATGGATATTGAGAAATTCTGGaaagtatttattttcccaggagcaggaaagcaAAAGGTGCTGGTATAGGAGTCTGAGGTTCTAAGAAATCTCAGTGTGGCTGTCATGTGTTAGCTGCTTTCCAATGTTAGCCCTGCACAGAATGGATGTCTGACAGGAACCACGAAGTCCTCTCTCGTTACAAAATGACAGCTCCTTTTAAAATTAGGCTCTGATGTCACTCATTCAGCACACCAGAGCTCTCATGTACAGGTCATCATTTGAGGCTTCAATCTGCCAGCCCATTCCTGAGCAGCAATGAGGTCCATCTGGAATGGGGGAGTGCTGCGGTGttccccagccagcccaaaatCCAGAGTGATCAAACAGCAGTAACGTGCCCTAAGATGTTAACATGCAATCTATTTCTGATTCCGCCAGAGCTCCTCAGCTGCACTCCGCAGTTCAGCGTCTGTGCCGAACCAGCATGACCAATTATGGCCACGGGCTGAACAGAGCCTTCCACGGCAGCGCATCCCGCTCTGGCCTGGCTGCCATCCCGCCCCACATCCCGCTCTGGCCTCGCTGCCATCCCGCCCCAGGACCCGCTCTGGCCTGGCTGCCATCCTGCCCCAGGACTTGCTCTGGCCTCGCTGCCATCCCGCCCCAGGATCTCAGGATCTCACCAGCACATCCATCTGTGAGGGGAACAAGAACAATCTGGCCCTATAACGGGTCATGCTTGGCCATGTGCTGGGAGGAAGTGGCCCTGCAGTACCTCTGGGACATGACATGCCTGGCATCGGGCACATCTCCTTTGGAGTGTTAACTGTAAATTCTTTGAACAAACTGCACAACTGCTCCATCACTGACTTCTTTATAAAGTACCTATTTTAACATCTGAGAACATCAGCACCTTCTACAAAAACCAACCTACTTTTAGGCTATTACTAACCCCTCTCTTAGACCTCAAAATGCCGAGTCTGGCCCAAACATTACCTTCCAGGATGATACTCAGAGAACAATATACTAAGGAGTGAAATCTTTCATACATGTCagttttaattactttttgACAGACTGCCTTACATATCAAGCCATCCGTCTAACCCTAAAAAGATGCCAACTTTTCTGCTgacataaagaaataaaagcatctCAGTCCTGTTAGGAAGGCACATTCTCCCATCAcacagaaaaagttttccaagcagcctgagcagagccagTATGTGCAGCATCCATCACCCAGGGACACGGGGGTCTACTCACCCCTTTTAATGCACTGACTATCTCACAAATTATCAAAACAAACTAGAAGCATGTCTGCTACGATGTTCTTTATTCATAAAAGAAATAACAACTTGGAGTCCAGCTGCCCAGACTTATTCCACCTTCCACTTTCATCAGGCACCAATCTAGGCAAGGGAGGGGAGCTCCTCTAGCTTCTCTACACGGCCCCTTAGTTAGGACACAGTCGGCTAGACACCCTGTAAATACAACTTACAGTCGGCTAGACACCCTGTAAATACAACTGATGCAAATCTCAGGTGCCCTGCGCACCCGCCCCTGGCGCGGCAGGACCCCTCTCCGGCAGCCCCCTCCTCCAGGGCCCCGTTCGCAGGTGGCTGCCGCCCGCAGGGCCCGTCCCGTGCTGCCACACCTGAAGTCCTTGTCGGTGGAGGTCATCTTCTCCAGCAGGCTGGAGATGTGGTAGGAGACGCTGGCCATGGCGGAGGGCTCTGCggggcccggggccgccgcccgctccgtgccgtgccgggcgGCCCCAAGGCGGCGGGAGGAGCCGGGCCGGACGGCTCTGGGGGCCGATGAAGGCTGCGTCCGGGTCCCGGCGGTGCCTCTGGCCGCTCGGCGGGCCCGGCTGGCGGCGGCGGGGCAGCACGGGCCAGCGGCCGCTCCCGCCCTCGCCCTCTCCCGGCCCAGCCAAAGCAGTGGCCGCCCCCGGAACCCGGCCCGGGCGGAACGTCGTCGCaggcgggcggggcgcggcggggccggttGTGCGCGGACCGGCGTGCCACGTCTGAGCGCGCGGGCAgaggccgggccgggagcgccgcggggccggggccgccgccaTGGTGAGAGGGGCGAGCGGGGCCGAGCGGGGCCAGGGCTGCCGCCGTGGTGAGGGCGGGCGAGAGGGGCCGGGGCCGCCATGGTGAGAggggccgagcggggccggggccgccgtGGTGAGAggggccgagcggggccggggccgccgtGGTGAGAGGGGGCGGGCGGGACCGAGCGGGGCCAGGGCCGCCGCCGTGGTGAGGGCGGGCGAGAGGGGCCGGGGCCGCCATGGTGAGAGaggccgagcggggccggggccgccgccaCGGTGAGGCGGGGGCAAGCAGGCCGGGGCAGAGGGGAGCGGGGAACCGGCGGCGTCCCGGTGCGGGGCCCGAGCGGCGGCGTCCCGTCGCGGCCCGGGCAGCCCGGGGCACGGCACAGGGTACACCGGACCCGGCTGGGCGGCCGGGGATGATGGCCGAGCCCGTTCTGTTCCTTCTCCCCGCAGGTGTCGGTCATTAACACCGTGGACACGTCCCACGAGGACATGATCGTAAGTGTGCGGGGAGCTGCTCCGTCGGTCCGGCGGCTGCTGcgacagagctgctctggggctctctGTGAGCACTGACCGCGGCACGTATGTGCTCGTGAAAGAGCACACTTGTGAGGTGTTGGATGCAGAACGCTGTCTGAAATCCTGATCTTGCCATTTTATACTGTGTAGAGAGAAAAACTTGgctgggaggaaaggggaaattatttaaaatcctAATTTTCATGTGAGGGCTTGTTTCTGCccttttttgtgaaaaaatagAGATATGTGTATATTTGCTGGTACGGACCTTCAGCTGATAAAAATGGTTTTCCTTTAAGTGGAGGTGTCTGGGAGTAGGTGTATGAATATGGGTAGGAAGAAAGGTTTCAAAGTAATTTGTTGGAGGAAGAAGCCCAGTTAGATAAGCCTAATTCTTCAGGAAgtatttcttcacagaaaaggcTATCAAGCATTGgaaagggctgcccagggaggtggtgtagtcaccatccctgaaggtgtTCAGGAAATGACTGGATGTGGTACGAAGTGTTCAGGTCTAGTGACAAGTGACAACTGTTGGTCAAAGGTTGTAGTCAGtgaccttggaggtcttttccagccttaaatATTCTATGGCTTGGTAATGGTGAAGTTTCAAATATAATTAAGAGCAGTATTTGTACACCCACTTCACAttttaagaaacagaaatacGTAACTTGTCACTGCTTTGTAGTCAGCATGAATTCTCTGTCATGAAGATGCTGTGGCTGTTGCTCAGAATTCCCCGGGTCCTTCAGTGTAACATTTGTTCAGTGACTGAAGGAGCGGCTGGGGAAGCAGAAGCACTCTGCTTGTGTGGCACGGCTGGATTGTTTCACAGGGTTCCTGTGTGCCCGGCCCGGGGCAGTGTGCTGCAGGGGATCAGCAGGCCGGGCAcgccctgctgagcacagctctcctctctcctccagcACGATGCACAGATGGATTACTACGGCACCCGCCTGGCCACCTGCTCCTCTGACCGCTCCGTGAAGATCTTTGATGTCCGCAGCGGGGGGCAGATCCTCATTGCCGACCTCAGGGGGTGAGACGGCACAACACCAGAGCGTAATCAGGGCAAAACCTTGGTGCCTTGTCCTTTTGCCCTTGGGCAGCACAGAGTGCAGGCTGAATTCCAGGGTGAACTCCTCCAAGACTGTGCTGAAGAACTTCtgacagctgggctggggataGAGCTCCAGTGGGAAGCACAATGGGGCTTGGTCATTCATGTAGTACTTTGCATCTGTAATTTTCAAGAAGTAACATGGACTGATACAGGTGTGAATTGTTTTCTGTGGCAGTGAGAGTCCTGTGTCAGGGCACTAACATTGCCATTTTAGTGTTACTCATTCCTCGTGTCAGATCTCTAATCCCTCCCAGAGCAGCGATGCACAGCAGTGGTCTGTGAGGCAGCTGCAGTTGGAAGGGgtttctctcagcttttcctaATGCTGCTGTTTCTTGCAGGCACGAAGGTCCCGTGTGGCAGGTTGCCTGGGCTCATCCTATGTATGGGAATATCTTGGCTTCCTGTTCCTATGACAGGAAGGTTATTAtctggaaggaagaaaatggcACTTGGGAAAAGACCTACGAGTACACAGGACATGATTCTTCAGGTATGGAGGGCTGGAgtgtggagctgggaagggagacTGAGGAGGTGAGGGGATTTGGGCAAGACTGAATAAATCTATTAGTGTTGAGGAAGAAAGCCTCTGTCAAAAAGAAAACTATAAAAACTGAAGAGAGAGTAAATGTGTTCAGCATTAACAGGACATTTCCCTAAGATTGTATTGCTGGATAAGCCACTACTGATTCATACCGTGTGTCTGTAGGTGTTGTTATACAAATAAGTCAGCTTTGAAATAAAGATGGCAGGGAACTGAATTCTTGAAAAAAATAGTGCCTGTTTCCAGTTAGAAAGACTGCATTTTATCAtgctgtattttgttttaaaattgaaaCTGTTGTGTTCAGATGATTTACCCTCCCAATGCAGATCTGTTACTCAGTAAACAATGCTAATTGGCTGGCTTTTGCTGAAATTTGACTCATTCTCAGCTTTCAAAGCCCCTTGCTTTTGGTGACGTGCCACTGATAGCAGTCAGTGAATTGGTCAGTCAGTTTCAGGTAGGCCCTGTGCTGTAATATGGTCTGTCTCACCCTTCCCAGTGAATTCTGTCTGCTGGGCACCACACGACTATGGACTGATCCTGGCCTGTGGCAGCTCTGACGGGGCCATTTCCTTGTTGAGCTACACGGGCGATGGGCAGTGGGAAGTCAAAAAGATCAGCAACGCACACACGGTGAGTCTGGTCCTTTGGAGCAGCCCagagtgcccagagctgcagataACACCGAGGTGATACCTCAGAGACTTGAGTGGATAAATACTGAAATGCAGTGAAATTATGTGAAACATCCAGACCCAAGAATAGTTTCAATTCATCCAGAGTAGGTAGGTATACTTTTTAGTCACTAAAATGAAGTGGAAATATGATGAAGTTCACTAAACAGCATTGGCAATCCCTGTTTATTGGGCATTATTGTTAAACACAGTGCTGAAAGTTACCTGATAAGAAATGGCCTTGGTACTAAGAATAGCTGCAACAGCTGGAAAAAACTGTGGGACTCCTGTTTTTCCCAAAATTGTGGAGATTTTTGTTTCAGCAGAATGTAACAAGCTAATGGCAGTGGCCCCCAGTAGAAAGAAATTCAGCTTAGGACCAAAGGTTCCTTCTACTCCTGTATTCCTCAATCTTAGCAACTGTGTGTGCCTTTTGTCTTTGTGgtttctgtctctgtctcccCTATTTGCACATCCAAGATGAACTATTGTGTGCAAATACCCTTATAGCTACCTCAGGCTTTCTGAGTAAGTGCCTTAGTGAGGCTACTCTGCATCTGGATTTCTTATTCATCCAATATTCATCCAGCATGCAAGACTTCACTTTTTCTGAGATGGGTTTATTCACCATGCTCAATAGAGAGTATGCTACATGTTCTTCACCCCCTCAGCAGCCtctatctatttatttatttagttaaaGTAATCAACTTTTAACAGTGATGCTTTTCCTTAACTAGATTGGATGTAATGCAGTTAGCTGGGCTCCTGCTGTTGTACCAGGAAGCCTTATAGAACAACCCTCTGGTCAAAAGCCAAACTACATCAAAAGATTTGCATCTGGTGGCTGTGACAACCTGGTCAAGATCTGGAAGTAAGTGCCCTGTCGCCAGATGAAACCTGACACTTTAGGCTTTGAGTGTCCCTGTTAGTATCTCAAGTAATATTTTTGGCTTCCCTATTGTATTATCTTCAAATTACTGTTTTAgagaagtgttttaaaaatggaaacTTAGTAATGCACAATATCTCCCATGGTTCTTGCAGTTtgtgccagccctgtgtgaTCTTGTCTCCAAGGGTAGCTTTGTAATGGTCTTTGGTTACCACTTTGGTTGTAGCAGATTTTTGACAGTAACTGGAGGTCAGAGCCTCTTtgcctgtgctgctttctgtcCCTGGAAGGGATTTTGTCAGATTTTTGGAGAAGTAGGGAACACTTGTGCTTTGTATTGCATTGATGAACACGGAGTTTGAATGCTACAGTCCAAAGCCTTCCTGAGCAGGGCATGAGATGATGGAGGATGCTGCCGCTGCCCTGGTGACGGTACAGTTGTGTTTTCAGGGAAGAAGAGGGTCAGTGGAAAGAAGAGCAGAAGCTGGAGGCTCACAGTGACTGGGTACGAGACGTGGCCTGGGCTCCATCCATAGGGTTGCCAACCAGCACCATTGCTAGCTGCTCACAGGTGAGGTTTCTTTGGAGCAACAGGGACAAGCACTAGGGGTGCTCACTTCCACGAGCTTCCTTCCCCGTTTCTCTAGTGAAGGAATTGTAGGGATAGAGCTGCTCTAACAGGTCGTCTTGGCCATCCTTTGCTATATTTGGGTCTCTGCATACGAGCCTTTGACTCCTGTTATTCCCCATCTCAGAAGCCAAATAGAAGCATTTCTGGAGAAAGGTTTATGGGTGTAGGTGCCTCTGTAGCAAAGACTGGCTTCTGGTTGGAAAATTATGAGCAGGATGATCTCACTGGGAGGAAGACCTTCCAACTAATGTCATATTTAGTGGTTTTGGATCAAATTTACTGAACTTCCTtctaaaaatactgttttctaataatgGGCATTCTCAATCAGCTCTGATGTTATCAGCCTTTATATTGACTGTTGTCTTCTTGTTGCTCATCTGTGAAAGCTCTTTTTTTAACATCGAGAAGACTGCTTAGTGAGCTCCTGCCATTGAGTGGAAAACAAAATCTCATCCTGGGGAAGTATTTCAGCTGATAATATGTATTTTGGGGGCTCTTCTCTGGTATTTGCAAGTCATTGTTTGTTGGTAGTTTTTCTCATCAGAGCTGTACTCCTGCCTTGCCTTTATCCATAGCGAGGAGACAGCCCcttgctgtgctgagcacaaaTCCATGCAGATACATCAAGGGTGGTGTGCGAGCTGTGATTTGGAAATGTAGCTGCAGGGGCAATTCAGAGTTGTGTTTCTTGTGCCCAGCCTTGGTCTCTGTGCTTTTGCAGGATGGCCGAGTGTTTATCTGGACATGTGATGATGCCTCTGGGAACTCCTGGTCACCAAAGCTGCTGCACAAGTTCAATGATGTTGTCTGGCACGTGAGCTGGTCCATCACTGCCAACATCCTCGCAGTGTCTGGAGGAGACAACAAAGTGAGTACTGCTGCCTTGGCTTTTGCCCTGTGCAGCCTGtttccagaggagctgaggtGAGACTGTTGTCACGCGTTTAACACAAGGCTGTCATAGAGTCTCCTTTGCTGCCATGGGGACGTTTTTTCTTCTGGTTAATCAGGAGGGCAGGAA encodes:
- the SEC13 gene encoding protein SEC13 homolog isoform X2, producing MVSVINTVDTSHEDMIHDAQMDYYGTRLATCSSDRSVKIFDVRSGGQILIADLRGHEGPVWQVAWAHPMYGNILASCSYDRKVIIWKEENGTWEKTYEYTGHDSSVNSVCWAPHDYGLILACGSSDGAISLLSYTGDGQWEVKKISNAHTIGCNAVSWAPAVVPGSLIEQPSGQKPNYIKRFASGGCDNLVKIWKEEEGQWKEEQKLEAHSDWVRDVAWAPSIGLPTSTIASCSQDGRVFIWTCDDASGNSWSPKLLHKFNDVVWHVSWSITANILAVSGGDNKVTLWKESVDGLWACISDVNKGQGGVSAVTEGQQNEQ
- the SEC13 gene encoding protein SEC13 homolog isoform X1, producing MVSVINTVDTSHEDMIHDAQMDYYGTRLATCSSDRSVKIFDVRSGGQILIADLRGHEGPVWQVAWAHPMYGNILASCSYDRKVIIWKEENGTWEKTYEYTGHDSSVNSVCWAPHDYGLILACGSSDGAISLLSYTGDGQWEVKKISNAHTIGCNAVSWAPAVVPGSLIEQPSGQKPNYIKRFASGGCDNLVKIWKEEEGQWKEEQKLEAHSDWVRDVAWAPSIGLPTSTIASCSQDGRVFIWTCDDASGNSWSPKLLHKFNDVVWHVSWSITANILAVSGGDNKVTLWKESVDGLWACISDVNKGQGGVSAVTEGQQNEQ